In the genome of Quercus robur chromosome 3, dhQueRobu3.1, whole genome shotgun sequence, one region contains:
- the LOC126716580 gene encoding uncharacterized protein LOC126716580 isoform X1: MVIAEKRKKNKKDRTTLTHDCSTLHSPGTNMDFYASRDIDVDMDHSYEETGLNISTDDTLVEDGFNNSDIPQEIQESENESDCEEFPSPNIYWAMGLVRRGTVVRE; this comes from the exons ATGGTCATTGctgaaaagaggaaaaaaaacaagaaggaTAGAACAACATTAACTCATGACTGCTCTACGTTGCATTCACCTGGTACAAATATGGATTTTTATGCATCAAGAG ATATTGATGTTGACATGGATCATTCCTATGAAGAAACTGGATTGAACATAAGTACAGATGATACTTTGGTAGAAGATGGATTCAATAATAGTGATATACCTCAAGAAATCCAAGAATCAGAAAATGAGAGTGATTGTGAAGAATTTCCAA GCCCAAATATATATTGGGCCATGGGCCTTGTCCGAAGAGGTACAGTGGTCCGAGAATAG